One stretch of Cohnella algarum DNA includes these proteins:
- the rpmG gene encoding 50S ribosomal protein L33 has translation MRVTITLACTETGDRNYTTTKNKRTHPERLERMKYCPRLKRRTLHRETR, from the coding sequence ATGAGAGTCACGATTACATTGGCCTGTACCGAAACGGGCGACCGCAACTATACGACGACGAAAAACAAACGAACGCACCCGGAGCGGCTGGAGCGCATGAAATACTGCCCGCGGCTGAAGCGCCGCACGCTGCACCGGGAAACGCGCTAA
- a CDS encoding GTP-binding protein has product MTNNPNLNPNPNSNKIPVTVLSGYLGAGKTTILNHVLNNRNGLKVAVIVNDLSEVNIDADLIRDGGGLSRTEEKLVEMSNGCICCTLRDDLLQEVERLAKEGRFDYILIESTGIAEPVPVAQTFSYIDEELGIDLTRFCRLDTMVTVVDAYRFWHDFSSGETLLDRKQAAGEDDTREVVDLLIDQIEFCDVLVLNKCDKVAPDKLEELERLLRRLQPRARIIRSEQGRVDPAEILNTGRFDFEEASRSAGWIKELEAPEHTPETEEYGIGSFVYERIRPFHPERLMRWMSEWPEEIVRAKGVVWLATRNEMAQSFSQAGPSIQMGPAGYWLAALPEEEREQVLREEEELRERWHPAYGDRINKVVFIGIGLDRGTIESELDGCLLTEDELAGNWSVLKDPFPGMQAELAGG; this is encoded by the coding sequence ATGACAAATAACCCGAACCTGAACCCGAATCCGAACTCGAACAAGATCCCGGTCACCGTGCTGAGCGGATACCTGGGAGCCGGCAAGACGACGATTCTCAACCATGTGTTGAACAACCGCAACGGCTTGAAGGTCGCCGTCATCGTCAACGATTTGAGCGAAGTGAATATCGACGCGGACCTGATCCGCGACGGGGGAGGCTTGTCGCGCACGGAGGAGAAGCTGGTGGAAATGTCCAACGGCTGCATCTGCTGCACGCTGCGCGACGATTTGCTCCAAGAGGTCGAGCGGCTGGCGAAGGAGGGGAGGTTCGACTACATATTGATCGAGTCGACCGGCATTGCCGAGCCCGTTCCCGTGGCGCAAACGTTCAGCTATATCGACGAGGAGCTCGGCATCGATTTGACCCGCTTTTGCCGTCTCGATACGATGGTCACCGTCGTGGATGCCTACCGGTTCTGGCACGATTTTTCGTCCGGGGAGACGCTGCTCGACCGCAAGCAGGCGGCCGGAGAAGACGATACGCGGGAGGTCGTCGATCTGCTGATCGACCAGATCGAGTTCTGCGACGTGCTCGTCTTGAACAAGTGCGATAAAGTGGCGCCCGACAAGCTGGAAGAACTGGAGCGCCTGCTGCGCAGGCTGCAGCCGCGGGCCCGCATCATTCGGAGCGAGCAGGGCCGGGTAGATCCGGCGGAAATTTTGAACACCGGGCGGTTCGACTTCGAGGAAGCAAGCCGGTCGGCGGGCTGGATCAAGGAGCTGGAAGCGCCGGAGCATACGCCGGAAACGGAGGAATACGGCATCGGCTCGTTCGTGTACGAGCGCATTCGCCCGTTCCATCCGGAGCGTCTGATGCGGTGGATGTCGGAATGGCCGGAAGAGATCGTCCGCGCCAAAGGAGTGGTATGGCTGGCGACGCGCAACGAGATGGCGCAAAGCTTCAGCCAGGCGGGCCCGTCGATCCAGATGGGGCCTGCGGGCTATTGGCTGGCGGCGCTGCCGGAAGAGGAGCGGGAGCAGGTTCTGCGCGAGGAAGAGGAGCTCCGCGAGCGCTGGCACCCGGCATACGGAGACCGGATCAATAAAGTCGTGTTCATCGGCATCGGACTCGACCGGGGAACGATCGAGTCCGAACTCGACGGCTGCCTGCTGACCGAGGACGAGCTTGCGGGAAATTGGAGCGTTCTGAAGGACCCGTTCCCCGGAATGCAGGCAGAGCTGGCCGGGGGCTAA
- a CDS encoding metal ABC transporter ATP-binding protein has protein sequence MQQTLASMRDVVFGYSDVPSLVDVSVDILPGEFVAVTGPNGASKTTLLKLMLGLLKPWSGRIELAKKGDGGRKLAVGYVPQQIAAFNSGFPSKVWEFVLSGRYGSGSWFRKLRAEDRERAEEALRQVGMWEWRHRRIGELSGGQKQRICIARALAMEPDLLVLDEPTTGMDQESRMGFYELMHHQVRQHGRTVVMVTHGLTEASPYLDRIIELQRKEDGGWKCCTTTSCKGHFSPVH, from the coding sequence ATGCAGCAAACATTGGCCTCGATGCGGGATGTCGTATTCGGCTACTCGGACGTCCCCAGTCTGGTGGATGTGAGCGTGGACATATTGCCCGGAGAGTTCGTCGCGGTAACCGGCCCGAACGGCGCGTCGAAGACGACGCTGCTAAAGCTGATGCTGGGCTTGCTTAAGCCGTGGTCCGGCCGGATCGAACTGGCCAAAAAAGGCGACGGCGGCCGGAAGCTGGCGGTCGGATACGTTCCCCAGCAGATCGCCGCGTTCAACAGCGGCTTTCCGAGCAAAGTTTGGGAATTTGTTCTGTCCGGACGCTACGGCAGCGGCTCCTGGTTTCGCAAGCTGCGAGCCGAAGATCGGGAGCGCGCCGAAGAAGCGCTGCGCCAGGTCGGCATGTGGGAATGGCGGCACCGCCGAATCGGCGAATTGTCGGGCGGACAGAAGCAGCGGATTTGCATCGCCCGGGCGCTCGCCATGGAGCCGGATTTGCTCGTGCTGGACGAACCGACGACGGGGATGGATCAAGAGAGCCGGATGGGCTTTTACGAGCTGATGCATCATCAGGTCCGGCAGCACGGGCGGACCGTCGTCATGGTTACGCACGGCTTGACGGAAGCAAGTCCCTATTTGGATCGGATCATCGAGCTTCAGCGAAAGGAGGATGGGGGCTGGAAATGCTGCACTACGACTTCATGCAAAGGGCATTTTTCGCCGGTGCACTAA
- a CDS encoding Fur family transcriptional regulator, translated as MSDHDHSSDPQRSVGDHEKVQDMVAMMSRSGWRITDQRRSLAKIFSSTDGYLSPKDVYDQLSVKYPSVSFDTVYRNLRMLSEMGVLEQFYFMEGGLKFKASCLNHHHHHLICMNCEKTETFDYCPMKDGLQLPGNYKILNHRFEIYGLCEQCRLESTP; from the coding sequence TTGTCCGATCACGATCATAGCAGCGACCCGCAGCGTTCCGTCGGCGATCACGAGAAGGTTCAGGACATGGTCGCGATGATGTCCCGCAGCGGGTGGAGAATTACCGATCAGCGCAGGTCGCTGGCGAAAATTTTTTCGTCCACGGACGGCTATCTTTCTCCGAAAGACGTTTACGACCAGTTGTCGGTGAAGTATCCAAGCGTCAGCTTCGATACCGTTTACCGCAATTTGCGGATGCTGAGCGAGATGGGCGTGCTGGAGCAGTTCTATTTTATGGAAGGCGGCTTGAAATTCAAGGCGTCCTGCCTCAATCACCACCATCATCACTTGATTTGCATGAACTGCGAGAAGACGGAAACGTTCGATTACTGCCCGATGAAAGACGGGTTGCAGCTGCCGGGCAATTATAAAATTTTGAACCACCGGTTTGAAATATACGGCCTGTGCGAGCAGTGCAGGCTTGAATCGACGCCCTGA
- a CDS encoding DUF5605 domain-containing protein: MHPADELWWAKGGRLYGESPARIAFLRKLLEEAPACLKPVASIPDVPAIGVEYSYYLLYFGIHRPKYREFELPEGLTFRFELIDTQAMTIETIAPSLAGKCRVELPGRPYLALRVRANE, translated from the coding sequence GTGCATCCCGCGGACGAGCTGTGGTGGGCGAAGGGCGGCAGGCTGTACGGCGAAAGCCCGGCCCGAATCGCGTTTTTGCGAAAGCTGCTGGAGGAAGCGCCGGCATGCCTGAAGCCGGTCGCCTCCATCCCCGACGTGCCGGCCATCGGCGTCGAATACAGCTATTATTTGCTTTACTTCGGCATCCACAGGCCCAAGTATCGGGAGTTCGAACTGCCGGAGGGACTGACGTTCCGGTTCGAGCTGATCGATACGCAGGCGATGACGATCGAAACGATCGCGCCGTCGCTCGCGGGCAAATGCCGGGTGGAGCTGCCGGGCAGGCCTTATCTGGCTTTGCGGGTTCGGGCGAATGAATAG
- a CDS encoding DUF5060 domain-containing protein: MSGSGSVERWELFEWSIEGPAGGNPFREIRLHGEFACGSRKVTVPGFYDGNGVYRIRFMPDREGTWSYETTSSCEALSGHKGRFECIAPRSPANRGPVRVRDELHFEYADGGAYLPFGTTCYAWIHQEEELREATLRTLAASPFNKLRM, translated from the coding sequence TTGAGCGGATCGGGTTCGGTTGAGCGCTGGGAACTATTCGAATGGTCGATCGAGGGGCCGGCCGGCGGCAATCCGTTTCGGGAAATCCGGCTGCATGGGGAATTCGCCTGCGGCAGCCGGAAAGTGACGGTCCCGGGCTTTTACGACGGGAACGGGGTTTACCGCATCCGGTTTATGCCCGACCGGGAAGGAACGTGGAGTTACGAAACGACGAGCTCCTGCGAAGCGCTCTCGGGCCATAAGGGGCGGTTCGAATGCATCGCCCCGCGGTCCCCGGCGAATCGGGGACCCGTGCGGGTACGCGACGAGCTTCATTTTGAATACGCGGACGGGGGCGCATATCTTCCCTTCGGCACGACGTGCTACGCCTGGATTCACCAGGAGGAGGAGCTGCGGGAAGCGACGCTGCGAACGCTCGCCGCTTCGCCGTTCAACAAGCTGAGAATGTGA
- a CDS encoding carbohydrate ABC transporter permease yields MRIRTLLGRNAWLHPFIIALGVVMLYPILWLIMSSFKPSQLIFSDLSLWPAEFTLDNYKLGWQGVSGTPFWTFMVNSLIVCALCLVGNLISCSLAAYAFGRMEFTLKSFWFAIMLVTIMLPHHVTIIPQYILFQEMGWVDSYLPLFIPKFLATEAFFVFLMVQFIRGLPRELDESATIDGCGRFGIYWRIVLPLAFPALVTTAIFTFIWTWDDFFSQLLYLNTSSLYTVPLGLRMFMDSSGESAWGPLFAMSVVALVPSLILFFSLQRYFVEGISTTGIKG; encoded by the coding sequence ATGCGCATTCGCACGCTGCTGGGACGCAACGCCTGGCTTCATCCGTTCATCATCGCGCTCGGCGTCGTCATGCTTTACCCGATTTTGTGGCTGATCATGAGCTCGTTCAAGCCGAGCCAGCTGATTTTTTCCGATCTCAGCCTGTGGCCGGCGGAGTTTACGCTCGACAACTACAAATTGGGCTGGCAGGGCGTATCGGGAACGCCGTTCTGGACCTTCATGGTCAACTCGCTGATCGTCTGCGCGCTCTGCCTGGTCGGCAATCTGATCTCCTGCTCGCTCGCCGCTTACGCGTTCGGGCGCATGGAATTCACGCTCAAAAGCTTCTGGTTCGCGATCATGCTCGTGACGATCATGCTTCCGCACCATGTGACGATTATCCCGCAATACATTCTGTTTCAGGAAATGGGCTGGGTCGACTCGTATTTGCCGCTTTTTATCCCGAAGTTTCTCGCGACGGAAGCGTTTTTCGTCTTCCTCATGGTGCAGTTCATCCGCGGCTTGCCCCGCGAGCTCGACGAATCGGCGACGATCGACGGCTGCGGCCGGTTCGGCATCTACTGGCGCATCGTGCTGCCGCTCGCTTTTCCGGCTCTCGTCACGACGGCCATTTTCACCTTCATTTGGACATGGGACGATTTTTTCAGCCAACTGCTGTATTTGAACACCTCCAGCCTGTATACGGTTCCGCTCGGCCTTCGCATGTTCATGGACTCGTCGGGGGAATCGGCCTGGGGGCCGCTGTTCGCGATGTCCGTGGTGGCGCTTGTTCCTTCGCTTATTTTGTTTTTCTCGCTGCAGCGGTATTTCGTCGAGGGGATTTCGACGACGGGGATCAAAGGCTGA
- a CDS encoding ABC transporter substrate-binding protein yields the protein MGQAEHADRGGSAPDLLQFGNNYPDYAARGSLLDLTPYMGKEIDVSHFDPSVVEAGAMDGKQYGISLGSNALALIYNKALVEKAGMEPPKESMTWEEFEAYGTQLKEKLGDDYYAFTDLSSSAPFFAYYARQSGKPMYDVAAGKTGIGVQDAADWLSIWDRYRAAGLIPTAEEAASAYTETGPDTSAIVQSKAVLSVVWSNQINAYQSLMQDELGAVLPPSGGTTQGMWIQPSQFLTGYAKTEHPKEVAMFISFMVNDPEATAILGSERGIPGSSKVRDALKDSGTATNKMVYEYLDLAIANSRTMDRELPNSVEFNTAMTQAAETVSFKQGSVEQAAQIIVDGAQAAIDKSLK from the coding sequence CTGGGACAAGCTGAACACGCTGATCGCGGGGGGAGCGCCCCCGACCTGCTGCAATTCGGAAACAATTATCCGGACTATGCCGCGAGAGGCTCCCTGCTCGACCTGACGCCTTATATGGGCAAGGAAATCGACGTATCCCATTTCGATCCTTCCGTCGTCGAAGCGGGGGCGATGGACGGCAAGCAATACGGTATTTCTCTAGGCAGCAACGCGCTGGCGCTCATTTACAATAAAGCGCTCGTGGAAAAAGCCGGCATGGAGCCGCCGAAGGAAAGCATGACCTGGGAAGAATTCGAGGCTTACGGCACGCAATTGAAGGAAAAGCTCGGAGACGATTACTACGCCTTCACCGACCTGTCCAGCTCGGCTCCGTTTTTTGCCTATTATGCCCGCCAATCCGGCAAGCCGATGTACGACGTCGCCGCCGGGAAAACCGGCATCGGCGTCCAGGACGCCGCCGACTGGCTTTCGATCTGGGACCGCTACCGCGCGGCCGGGCTCATTCCGACCGCCGAAGAAGCCGCTTCCGCCTACACGGAAACGGGTCCCGACACGTCGGCCATCGTGCAGAGCAAAGCCGTGCTGTCCGTCGTCTGGTCCAACCAGATCAATGCGTACCAAAGCCTGATGCAGGATGAACTGGGCGCGGTTCTGCCTCCTTCCGGCGGCACGACGCAAGGCATGTGGATCCAGCCGAGCCAGTTCCTCACGGGCTATGCGAAGACCGAGCACCCGAAGGAAGTCGCCATGTTCATCAGCTTCATGGTGAACGATCCGGAGGCGACGGCCATTCTCGGCAGCGAGCGCGGCATTCCGGGTTCCTCCAAGGTGCGCGACGCTTTGAAGGACAGCGGTACGGCCACGAACAAGATGGTGTACGAATATTTGGATCTCGCCATCGCCAACTCCCGCACGATGGACCGCGAATTGCCGAACAGCGTCGAGTTCAATACCGCGATGACGCAGGCGGCCGAAACGGTATCGTTCAAGCAAGGCAGCGTGGAGCAGGCGGCGCAAATTATCGTGGACGGCGCGCAAGCCGCGATCGACAAATCCTTGAAATGA